A genome region from Thermococcus gorgonarius includes the following:
- a CDS encoding Na(+)/H(+) antiporter subunit B — MVSLLKRSLAIISILIIGYWLAQGLAGVPFGQDKMLVGHYYLQHVKEQTGAVNAVTAIVVNYRGFDTLGEVTVLFIASTGVGALLWRKKRERTAKTEGSVVLTTGVELLFPFIVMFGSYIFIHGHLTPGGGFPGGATIATAFLLLYMAFISYEIPHRLFENLEGIAGMSYVLVGLIGLAIGGYFLFDWIWQTWHWGTSNLGRLFSGGFIPVIYTIIGIKVGTELSGIVDNMLKEEVGE, encoded by the coding sequence ATGGTGAGCTTACTCAAGAGATCACTCGCGATAATCTCAATCCTGATAATAGGGTACTGGCTCGCCCAGGGATTGGCTGGAGTACCCTTCGGGCAGGATAAGATGTTGGTTGGTCACTATTACCTCCAGCACGTCAAAGAACAGACCGGAGCAGTCAACGCCGTCACCGCTATAGTTGTAAACTACCGTGGATTCGATACCCTTGGTGAGGTCACCGTTCTGTTCATAGCATCAACTGGCGTTGGAGCACTCCTCTGGAGAAAGAAGAGAGAACGGACTGCTAAAACTGAGGGTTCGGTAGTCCTCACCACCGGCGTCGAGCTTCTCTTCCCGTTCATAGTGATGTTCGGAAGCTACATCTTCATCCACGGACACCTGACACCGGGTGGAGGCTTTCCGGGCGGAGCCACCATAGCGACGGCATTCCTGTTGCTGTACATGGCCTTCATCAGCTACGAAATTCCGCACAGACTCTTTGAGAATCTCGAGGGCATTGCTGGAATGAGTTACGTCCTCGTTGGCCTCATAGGCCTTGCCATCGGCGGTTACTTCCTCTTCGACTGGATATGGCAGACCTGGCACTGGGGCACCAGCAACCTCGGTAGGCTCTTCAGCGGCGGATTCATACCAGTAATCTATACAATAATCGGCATTAAAGTCGGCACAGAGCTCAGCGGCATCGTTGATAACATGCTCAAGGAGGAGGTGGGAGAATGA
- a CDS encoding proton-conducting transporter transmembrane domain-containing protein, translating to MNGQYASLLIALPLISAFFVPLIKGLGRKAVMGYLVLITAIQTGIAGWVFSEVYSTGKPIIVMAGGWKPPVGINLYIGHFAALFVLIVAIVSFFMAIFSYKAVTVEPIDKYAMLFLLLMLGATGMIATGDIFNLFVFMEITSITAYALTAYNKTGEAAEASMKYIVLGGIGSSFFLIGVALIYGATGTLNMGHIAQLAGTMNATAAQVGLALVIFGLAVEAELFPLNAWAPDAYQAAPHPITAMFSAFVVKAGLYAMARLIYILQNANGWSDILKLVIALATLTVVVAEFSALRQRDVKRMIAYSSISQVGMIAFALALGTQAGISAGVFHMVNHAIVKALLFLTVGYVGITLGGTKIENFAGLGKRMPLTALTLTIGSLAAVGIPLFNIFWSKVRILLAGVEAGYSWSVALILGASVVEAVYYLRLIHTMWFVGNGERIRENFAIGVIAIFLAALIVVIGIYPNDLWTLVQKAGQDIFNVANYISHVPLMGVGS from the coding sequence ATGAACGGGCAGTACGCTTCACTCCTCATAGCCTTACCCCTCATAAGCGCTTTCTTTGTCCCTCTGATAAAAGGGCTGGGAAGAAAGGCTGTAATGGGATATCTCGTGCTGATAACTGCCATTCAAACGGGAATAGCTGGCTGGGTATTCAGCGAAGTATACTCCACCGGAAAGCCAATAATAGTCATGGCCGGCGGCTGGAAACCACCGGTTGGAATCAACCTCTACATCGGCCACTTCGCTGCGCTCTTCGTTTTAATAGTGGCTATAGTCAGCTTTTTCATGGCAATATTCAGTTACAAAGCAGTTACAGTTGAACCCATCGATAAGTACGCCATGCTGTTCCTGCTCCTCATGCTCGGAGCAACTGGAATGATAGCGACGGGAGACATCTTCAACCTCTTCGTCTTCATGGAGATAACCTCAATAACCGCTTATGCACTCACGGCCTATAACAAAACCGGTGAGGCAGCAGAGGCCTCAATGAAGTACATCGTTCTTGGTGGAATCGGCTCAAGCTTCTTCCTGATTGGTGTTGCCCTGATTTACGGTGCAACGGGAACCCTTAACATGGGCCACATAGCCCAGCTCGCCGGAACAATGAACGCCACTGCCGCTCAGGTTGGGCTGGCCCTGGTTATCTTTGGTCTGGCTGTCGAGGCCGAGCTGTTCCCGCTCAACGCGTGGGCGCCCGATGCTTATCAAGCCGCTCCACACCCGATAACGGCCATGTTCTCAGCATTTGTGGTCAAAGCTGGTCTATACGCAATGGCCAGGCTTATTTACATCCTCCAGAATGCAAACGGCTGGAGCGATATTTTAAAGCTCGTCATAGCCCTAGCCACTTTGACCGTTGTCGTCGCTGAGTTCTCGGCACTCAGACAGAGAGACGTCAAGAGGATGATAGCATATTCATCGATAAGCCAGGTGGGTATGATAGCCTTTGCCCTGGCCCTAGGAACACAGGCAGGAATCAGCGCAGGAGTCTTCCACATGGTGAACCATGCCATAGTCAAGGCTCTCCTTTTCCTCACCGTTGGCTACGTTGGGATAACCCTTGGAGGAACTAAAATTGAGAACTTCGCTGGGCTGGGCAAGAGAATGCCCCTAACGGCACTAACGCTGACAATAGGCTCTCTGGCCGCGGTGGGGATACCGCTGTTCAACATCTTCTGGAGCAAGGTCAGAATCCTGCTGGCAGGTGTCGAGGCGGGCTATTCGTGGAGCGTCGCATTAATCCTTGGAGCCAGTGTTGTCGAGGCCGTCTATTACCTCAGGCTCATTCACACCATGTGGTTCGTTGGAAATGGAGAAAGGATCAGGGAGAACTTCGCGATAGGGGTCATTGCGATATTCCTAGCAGCTTTGATAGTTGTAATAGGCATTTACCCTAACGACCTGTGGACCCTTGTACAAAAAGCCGGTCAGGACATCTTCAACGTGGCAAACTACATTAGCCACGTTCCCTTAATGGGGGTGGGATCATGA
- a CDS encoding uracil-xanthine permease family protein, giving the protein MENVEVVENPVLKVGIEEKVEPAKALVFGLQHVLAMFGATVTVPLVVGGAIGLSGDQIALMIQAVLLAMGIATLLQTTIGSRYPIVQGSSFAFIPGLISIGSSLGMAAVQGALLIGGLIEAMIGWLGIIGKVRKLFTPLVTGVTITLIGFSLADVAIKNFFNFYADPAGETLVKSSAVALVTFLTTVFVALRARGSLKAMPVVVGALVGYLISVPLGLTDFDLVKSLPVLGVPSIFPWGTPVFNASAIVLLLFAFMVSIIESVGDYHAIAAVTGSEITEKHIARGISAEGLACSVAGLLGACGTTSYSENIGVVALTKIGSRHVVQAGAVILIFLSLLPKFAGILASMPAPVLGGLTLALYGMISVTGLRLIKEKVEFTDRNTLILAAALIAGLGAPQLPQEFLEHFPKLIASILESGMAVGALTAIILDRLL; this is encoded by the coding sequence ATGGAGAACGTCGAGGTAGTGGAAAATCCAGTTTTGAAGGTTGGAATTGAGGAAAAGGTTGAGCCCGCGAAGGCTTTGGTTTTTGGCCTTCAGCACGTTCTTGCGATGTTTGGAGCGACCGTGACAGTGCCACTCGTTGTCGGAGGGGCCATAGGACTGAGCGGCGACCAGATTGCCCTCATGATACAGGCGGTTCTGCTGGCGATGGGCATAGCGACGCTGCTCCAGACGACGATAGGTTCCCGCTATCCAATAGTCCAGGGGTCGAGCTTTGCCTTCATCCCGGGGCTTATATCGATAGGCTCTTCCCTCGGGATGGCCGCCGTCCAGGGTGCACTACTCATTGGCGGTCTAATTGAGGCTATGATCGGCTGGCTCGGGATAATAGGAAAGGTCAGGAAGCTCTTCACTCCCCTGGTTACAGGCGTAACGATAACCCTCATCGGCTTCAGCTTGGCAGACGTTGCGATAAAGAACTTCTTCAACTTCTACGCCGATCCGGCCGGCGAAACACTTGTGAAGTCCAGTGCTGTGGCCCTGGTAACATTCCTCACCACTGTCTTCGTAGCGCTCAGGGCTAGGGGAAGCCTGAAGGCCATGCCCGTAGTGGTGGGTGCTCTCGTCGGCTACCTTATCAGCGTCCCGCTCGGCCTAACCGACTTCGACCTTGTGAAGAGCCTGCCGGTTCTTGGTGTTCCCTCTATCTTCCCGTGGGGGACACCGGTCTTCAATGCCAGCGCCATAGTCCTACTCCTGTTTGCCTTCATGGTGAGCATCATCGAGAGCGTTGGAGACTACCATGCTATAGCCGCGGTAACGGGTTCAGAGATAACAGAAAAACACATCGCAAGGGGTATAAGTGCAGAGGGTCTGGCCTGCTCGGTAGCTGGTCTCCTTGGCGCCTGTGGAACGACAAGCTACTCCGAGAACATAGGAGTCGTTGCACTCACAAAGATTGGCAGCAGGCACGTAGTGCAAGCGGGTGCGGTGATACTGATATTCCTCTCCCTCTTGCCGAAGTTCGCCGGAATACTCGCCTCGATGCCGGCTCCCGTCCTCGGTGGGCTGACGCTTGCCCTCTACGGCATGATAAGCGTCACGGGGCTGAGATTGATAAAGGAGAAAGTCGAGTTCACCGACAGGAACACGCTCATCTTGGCTGCGGCGCTGATAGCGGGCCTCGGGGCACCACAACTTCCGCAGGAGTTCTTGGAGCACTTTCCAAAACTCATAGCCAGCATTCTTGAGTCGGGGATGGCCGTTGGAGCTTTAACGGCTATAATCCTCGACAGGCTCCTCTGA
- a CDS encoding NADH-quinone oxidoreductase subunit D has translation MANLEVPKELREEAKKHDMYLHPIAKDTYELFFGPQHMATENFSIILKMDGNRVEKAIVNPGFLHRGFEKLAEQRPYFTNIALLLRICVPESDVPENIYSMAVDEIVGWEVPERAIWIRNVVLEMARLSAWMFWIMGFGNEIGLYTAGQWAAAYRERFMRLFEELTGGRVYHIYTVPGGVRRDIPGDRWLRQLRDTVEYLKSKLKDFDEILFDNYVMFERTEGVGVMDKKFALKHAVTGPNLRAVGVPYDVRKDDPYYLYPELDFEVPVLKEGDSLARVLVRRYEMEQDLYILEQLLDMGPPSGPYMVQDARLKALPRFKPPKGDAYAHVESTKGDFGAYVVSDGTHKPYRVHIRGPSQSHGVTVLEELLKGARLADVPVILKTLDNCPPDIDR, from the coding sequence ATGGCTAACCTTGAAGTCCCAAAGGAATTGAGGGAAGAGGCAAAGAAGCATGACATGTATCTCCACCCCATAGCCAAGGACACCTACGAGCTGTTCTTCGGTCCACAGCACATGGCAACGGAGAACTTTAGCATAATCCTCAAGATGGACGGCAACAGGGTGGAGAAGGCCATAGTCAACCCCGGCTTCCTCCACAGAGGTTTCGAGAAGCTCGCCGAGCAGAGGCCCTACTTCACCAACATTGCTTTGCTCCTGCGTATCTGTGTCCCCGAGAGCGACGTTCCCGAGAACATCTACTCAATGGCCGTCGATGAGATCGTCGGATGGGAAGTACCTGAGAGGGCTATATGGATAAGGAACGTCGTCCTTGAGATGGCGAGGTTAAGTGCCTGGATGTTCTGGATAATGGGCTTTGGAAACGAGATAGGTCTCTACACAGCCGGTCAGTGGGCTGCCGCTTATCGTGAGAGGTTCATGCGTCTCTTCGAGGAGTTAACCGGTGGAAGGGTCTATCACATCTACACCGTCCCCGGTGGAGTCAGAAGGGACATACCAGGCGACCGCTGGCTTCGCCAGCTCCGCGACACCGTCGAGTATCTGAAGTCAAAGCTCAAGGACTTCGACGAGATACTCTTCGACAACTACGTCATGTTCGAGAGGACTGAGGGAGTTGGCGTTATGGACAAGAAGTTCGCCCTCAAGCACGCGGTAACCGGTCCAAACCTCAGGGCCGTCGGTGTCCCCTACGATGTCAGGAAGGACGACCCGTATTACCTCTATCCAGAGCTCGACTTCGAGGTTCCTGTCCTCAAAGAGGGCGACAGCCTCGCAAGAGTTCTCGTCAGGAGGTACGAGATGGAGCAGGACCTCTACATACTCGAGCAGCTGCTCGATATGGGACCGCCAAGTGGGCCCTACATGGTTCAGGACGCCAGACTCAAGGCCCTCCCGAGGTTCAAGCCGCCCAAGGGTGATGCCTACGCTCATGTCGAGAGCACGAAGGGTGACTTTGGAGCCTACGTTGTCAGTGATGGAACTCACAAGCCGTACAGGGTTCACATAAGGGGCCCGAGCCAGAGCCACGGCGTTACCGTACTTGAGGAGCTCCTGAAGGGAGCGCGCCTTGCAGATGTGCCGGTCATATTGAAGACCCTCGACAACTGCCCGCCTGACATAGACAGGTGA
- a CDS encoding proton-conducting transporter transmembrane domain-containing protein: MNEIAVMLFTPLIAGILAWIINVKGIRETIGVLGALVPFALLVKEYSTVVNNLYNPPTYQLTVSGFNITFKLGTLNWYFAAVASLVGVAMAFGMISTSRNSYDWLFAMMSYTGVLGVFLSWDFVSFFLLWELMTFASFMMVLKRNRHESLKYFVLSVIGAYAMLLAIALIYAKTGALNFDDIRHAMYLDAIMGGMSKSETILIFALFLTAFGVKAGAWPLHVWAPGAYSENDQSYTAFFSGALSKAGAYGFLLLYILMMVKLYYVMGPFHGHLTFAYIIAWIGAITVVVASFLAVLQEDIRKLFAYSSIGQVGYILLAFGVGTWMGFAGGLFHVLSHAVFKGLFWLVTAAIILQTGKTRFEDFGGLAEKMPITFAMSLIAVLSLAGIPPMAGFASKWLIYEAAIQAHMPLVAGAIFLGSALAFAYVVRFLYAVWFGQRPSDLEDVQEAPLPLLIGMAILAIPNVVFGVAPGLVTKYINKVLSYMLFLFGERKVDVSIVTGSYYKLVTPTGTYNALTVTLMLVVGLAIAGLIYIYGAKARRIPVTNTYQSGNPVTEDYNLSIRRNFYRPLAEALEFWLKYSFDRFYERLAGIAEDFADWLREGFYNGNVQAYSWYLAIVLLILALWGVL, encoded by the coding sequence ATGAACGAGATTGCGGTTATGCTCTTCACTCCACTCATAGCTGGAATACTCGCTTGGATAATAAACGTCAAAGGAATTAGGGAAACGATAGGAGTTTTGGGAGCACTCGTGCCTTTTGCCCTCCTGGTGAAGGAATACTCCACAGTAGTCAACAACCTCTACAATCCACCAACATACCAGCTGACGGTAAGTGGCTTTAACATAACCTTCAAGCTGGGAACCCTCAACTGGTACTTTGCCGCGGTGGCTTCCTTGGTAGGAGTTGCCATGGCCTTCGGAATGATCTCGACAAGCAGAAACAGCTACGACTGGCTCTTCGCCATGATGAGCTACACCGGTGTCCTGGGAGTCTTCCTCAGCTGGGACTTTGTGAGCTTCTTCCTTCTCTGGGAGCTCATGACCTTTGCCAGCTTCATGATGGTGCTCAAGAGGAACAGGCACGAATCCCTCAAGTACTTCGTCCTCAGCGTCATAGGAGCCTACGCCATGCTCCTGGCGATAGCGCTCATATACGCCAAGACAGGCGCTTTAAACTTCGATGACATAAGACACGCCATGTACCTCGACGCCATAATGGGAGGAATGAGCAAGAGCGAAACGATACTCATCTTCGCCCTGTTTTTGACGGCCTTTGGCGTTAAGGCAGGTGCCTGGCCCCTCCACGTCTGGGCGCCTGGAGCTTACAGCGAGAACGACCAGAGCTACACAGCCTTTTTCAGCGGCGCCCTCAGCAAAGCTGGAGCCTACGGCTTTCTCCTGCTCTACATCCTGATGATGGTGAAGCTATACTACGTCATGGGACCCTTCCACGGTCACCTGACCTTCGCGTACATCATAGCATGGATAGGGGCCATAACAGTTGTAGTTGCAAGCTTCCTGGCAGTCCTTCAAGAAGACATCAGAAAGCTCTTTGCCTACTCCTCCATCGGACAGGTCGGCTACATTCTGCTGGCCTTTGGAGTGGGCACATGGATGGGATTCGCGGGTGGACTCTTCCACGTCCTCAGTCACGCGGTATTCAAGGGACTCTTCTGGCTTGTAACTGCTGCAATAATACTCCAGACTGGAAAGACCCGCTTTGAGGACTTTGGTGGATTAGCTGAGAAGATGCCAATAACGTTTGCAATGTCCCTTATAGCGGTGCTCAGTCTGGCTGGAATACCCCCGATGGCGGGCTTCGCCAGCAAGTGGCTCATCTACGAGGCAGCTATACAGGCACACATGCCGCTGGTTGCCGGTGCAATATTCCTCGGAAGTGCACTGGCATTCGCCTACGTCGTCAGGTTCCTCTATGCCGTATGGTTCGGACAGAGACCGAGCGACCTCGAGGACGTCCAGGAGGCCCCGCTACCGCTCCTCATAGGAATGGCTATACTGGCCATACCAAACGTAGTCTTTGGAGTCGCACCCGGCCTAGTTACGAAGTACATAAACAAGGTGCTCTCATACATGCTCTTCCTTTTCGGGGAGAGAAAAGTCGACGTAAGCATCGTCACCGGAAGCTACTATAAGCTGGTCACTCCAACTGGAACCTACAACGCCCTCACCGTTACCCTCATGCTGGTCGTTGGCCTCGCCATAGCCGGATTGATCTACATATACGGTGCTAAGGCCAGAAGAATACCCGTAACCAACACCTACCAGTCGGGTAACCCGGTTACAGAGGACTACAACCTCTCCATAAGGAGGAACTTCTACAGGCCTCTGGCGGAAGCCCTCGAGTTCTGGCTCAAGTACAGCTTCGACAGGTTCTACGAGAGACTAGCCGGCATAGCTGAAGACTTCGCCGACTGGCTAAGAGAGGGATTCTACAACGGAAACGTGCAGGCATACTCCTGGTACCTTGCAATAGTACTCCTAATCCTAGCTCTGTGGGGGGTGTTGTGA
- a CDS encoding NuoB/complex I 20 kDa subunit family protein — protein sequence MSEMNEMRNENDGIISYELKEFKLFEPLFRWARKKSLWIVAFCTGCGGIEMPPLATARYDFERFGIMPNPAPRMADLFLITGYVTPKTLKRIIITYEMMQDPKYVLAHGSCPINGGVYWDSYNVVKQLDKYIPIDVAIAGCMPRPEAVMDGIMEIMRKIESGEADGWKRYRENYEYYKKNQDELFGEGWREKEAKRWLAWI from the coding sequence ATGAGCGAGATGAATGAAATGAGAAACGAGAACGACGGAATCATAAGCTACGAGCTCAAGGAGTTCAAGCTCTTCGAGCCCCTCTTTAGATGGGCCCGGAAAAAGAGCCTCTGGATAGTGGCGTTCTGTACAGGCTGTGGCGGTATCGAGATGCCGCCTCTAGCCACTGCCAGGTACGACTTCGAGCGCTTCGGAATAATGCCCAACCCCGCTCCGAGGATGGCCGACCTGTTCCTCATCACGGGCTACGTGACGCCGAAGACGCTCAAGAGGATAATAATAACCTACGAGATGATGCAGGACCCCAAGTATGTCCTGGCCCACGGTTCCTGCCCGATCAACGGCGGTGTTTACTGGGACTCCTACAACGTGGTCAAACAGCTCGACAAGTACATACCCATCGATGTTGCCATAGCCGGCTGTATGCCGAGGCCAGAGGCGGTAATGGACGGCATAATGGAGATAATGCGCAAGATAGAGAGCGGTGAAGCCGACGGCTGGAAGCGCTACAGGGAGAACTACGAGTATTACAAGAAGAATCAGGACGAACTGTTTGGTGAAGGATGGCGCGAGAAGGAAGCCAAGAGGTGGTTGGCATGGATATGA
- a CDS encoding DUF4040 domain-containing protein, producing MNCVACIEYIIVALMVASAIFAVEWRDLLAAAVGMAAVSLFASILFFILQAPDVAMTEAAIGAALSGAVVVFAIKRTRRFETEEEEKPGWWVRW from the coding sequence ATGAACTGCGTTGCCTGCATTGAATACATTATAGTGGCGCTCATGGTAGCTTCAGCGATTTTTGCAGTGGAGTGGAGAGACCTCCTGGCGGCAGCCGTTGGAATGGCCGCGGTTAGTTTATTCGCCTCCATCCTGTTCTTCATCCTCCAGGCACCAGACGTTGCAATGACGGAAGCGGCCATAGGGGCAGCCCTAAGCGGTGCAGTTGTTGTTTTTGCCATTAAACGGACTAGGAGATTCGAAACCGAGGAAGAGGAGAAGCCCGGGTGGTGGGTGAGATGGTGA
- the nuoI gene encoding NADH-quinone oxidoreductase subunit NuoI, which translates to MPARVVGEEKVKLKKSFIKPWMGIKYLFKKPVTIKIPFEKIEPAPKYRGFHTLDWKKCIGCNFCGQICPARAIEMTWIEGEKRPHPKVDYGRCTFCQFCVDVCPTGALGFSENFYLTTGGLEEDLELYDWVPIDPQKVRELNERFGDYRFPVERIKFNRETREVTYYLRDGTEFKFKILGYGLKPPAAAKPKPAAKPAAKTAPKPAEKKEAKTEKPAEKPTEKKEEPKAEEKKE; encoded by the coding sequence ATGCCCGCGAGAGTTGTTGGCGAGGAAAAGGTCAAGCTCAAGAAGTCCTTCATCAAGCCCTGGATGGGCATCAAGTACCTGTTCAAGAAGCCGGTAACAATCAAGATACCCTTCGAGAAGATAGAGCCCGCGCCGAAGTACAGGGGTTTCCACACCCTCGACTGGAAGAAATGCATTGGCTGTAACTTCTGCGGCCAGATATGTCCTGCTAGAGCAATAGAGATGACGTGGATAGAGGGCGAGAAGAGGCCACACCCGAAGGTGGACTATGGAAGATGCACCTTCTGCCAGTTCTGCGTAGATGTGTGCCCGACGGGAGCGCTCGGCTTCAGCGAGAACTTCTACCTGACCACGGGTGGCCTGGAGGAAGACCTTGAGCTTTACGACTGGGTTCCCATCGATCCTCAGAAGGTTAGGGAGCTCAACGAGCGCTTTGGAGACTATCGCTTCCCTGTCGAGAGGATAAAGTTCAACAGGGAGACCAGGGAGGTAACGTACTACCTCAGGGACGGAACGGAGTTTAAGTTCAAGATCCTGGGCTACGGCCTCAAACCCCCTGCCGCCGCCAAGCCCAAGCCCGCTGCAAAGCCCGCGGCAAAAACTGCCCCCAAGCCAGCTGAGAAGAAAGAAGCCAAGACTGAGAAGCCAGCCGAAAAGCCGACCGAGAAGAAAGAAGAGCCCAAGGCCGAGGAAAAGAAGGAGTGA
- a CDS encoding NADH-quinone oxidoreductase subunit C gives MDMNEKKVEEKIENAQPVEEKPTLPDTKEGRLVKLILEKAPYAEGNVRRERRVEFKVPAERIHEFLELASEKFEMLMQISTVDWLKEGEFELVYQLWSVSEGVHAFVRTRVPRENAKLPTVMDIWPVAETYEREAHEFFGIIFEGNPRLGPFILEPREYEKHPLRKDFNTLSYVKTIYGEDFDRYDESKTNYVI, from the coding sequence ATGGATATGAACGAGAAAAAGGTTGAAGAAAAGATAGAGAACGCTCAGCCAGTTGAGGAGAAGCCGACCCTTCCTGACACCAAGGAGGGAAGGCTCGTAAAGCTCATCCTTGAGAAGGCCCCCTACGCTGAAGGCAACGTCAGGCGCGAGAGGCGCGTCGAGTTTAAAGTTCCGGCCGAGAGGATACACGAGTTCCTGGAGCTGGCAAGCGAGAAGTTTGAGATGCTCATGCAGATAAGCACCGTTGACTGGCTCAAGGAGGGCGAGTTCGAGCTCGTCTACCAGCTCTGGAGCGTCAGTGAGGGCGTCCACGCCTTCGTCAGGACGAGGGTACCAAGGGAGAACGCGAAACTCCCGACGGTCATGGACATATGGCCGGTCGCGGAGACCTACGAGAGGGAAGCCCACGAGTTCTTCGGGATAATCTTTGAGGGCAATCCACGCCTTGGACCCTTCATCCTCGAGCCGAGGGAGTACGAGAAGCACCCGCTCAGGAAGGACTTCAACACGCTCAGCTACGTCAAGACCATCTACGGCGAGGACTTCGACAGGTACGATGAGAGTAAGACGAACTACGTGATATGA
- a CDS encoding NADH-quinone oxidoreductase subunit K has product MSLPSISVYYFGAISLVLIGLYGVLVKKNLMKILISLSIMETGVNLLLISIGYVSGKSAPILSEGIGPAQAVDPIPQALVLTAIVIGVATTALALSTAMIIYEKYGTLNIEEIRRLRG; this is encoded by the coding sequence ATGAGCCTTCCCAGCATAAGCGTTTACTACTTCGGGGCAATATCGCTGGTTCTCATAGGCCTCTACGGCGTTCTGGTAAAGAAGAACCTAATGAAGATACTCATCAGTCTGAGCATTATGGAAACCGGCGTGAATCTTCTTCTCATAAGCATAGGCTACGTTTCAGGAAAGAGCGCTCCAATACTCAGCGAAGGAATAGGGCCAGCTCAAGCAGTTGATCCCATCCCACAGGCGCTAGTCCTTACCGCAATAGTTATAGGCGTCGCAACAACGGCCCTCGCCCTTAGCACCGCCATGATAATCTATGAGAAGTACGGCACCCTCAATATCGAAGAGATAAGGAGGTTGAGAGGATGA
- a CDS encoding respiratory chain complex I subunit 1 family protein yields the protein MVAWKLILEAIGILIYATLMGFIFMGIERKAMARIQRRVGPPIYQPLIDTLKLLGKKESVSHGFIYDFGPVFALGASIAALLFIPIANFQLFSSSADLIVVAYLLEVPMLGIMLGAMSSGNPYSALGVQRGLLTMVAMQLPYGLAIIALVQHWGTFKLSEIVALQQLHGWSILVPALLIAMIVFDIVFQAMLGLEPFDIITAPAEISMGPMVEYGGKHAALLFTQHAVQLFAETAFFAVLFLGGASNLLELLIKQIAVLFIAIFVASIYPRFTIDQAAKFFWKWPTILGIIAVLLTM from the coding sequence ATGGTGGCATGGAAACTCATCCTTGAAGCCATAGGAATACTCATTTATGCCACGTTAATGGGCTTCATCTTCATGGGTATCGAGAGAAAGGCAATGGCGAGAATCCAGAGGAGGGTAGGACCTCCAATCTACCAGCCCCTCATCGATACCCTAAAACTACTCGGAAAGAAGGAAAGCGTCAGCCACGGCTTCATCTACGACTTCGGACCGGTCTTTGCTCTCGGAGCCAGCATAGCGGCGCTCCTCTTCATCCCGATAGCAAACTTCCAGCTCTTCAGCAGCAGCGCGGACTTAATCGTTGTTGCGTACCTCCTTGAGGTGCCAATGCTTGGAATAATGCTCGGTGCCATGAGCTCGGGCAACCCCTACTCGGCTTTAGGTGTCCAGCGTGGCCTTCTCACCATGGTTGCCATGCAGCTTCCCTACGGTCTGGCGATAATAGCACTCGTCCAGCACTGGGGAACCTTCAAGCTGAGCGAAATAGTGGCCCTCCAGCAACTCCACGGGTGGAGCATACTCGTTCCGGCCCTGCTCATAGCTATGATAGTCTTCGACATAGTCTTCCAGGCAATGCTAGGCCTCGAGCCCTTCGACATCATAACTGCACCTGCAGAAATCTCCATGGGTCCGATGGTCGAGTACGGCGGAAAGCACGCGGCTTTACTCTTCACCCAGCACGCGGTACAGCTCTTCGCCGAGACGGCCTTCTTCGCCGTGCTCTTCCTTGGTGGGGCAAGCAACCTCCTCGAGCTACTCATCAAGCAGATAGCCGTGCTCTTCATAGCGATATTCGTGGCCAGCATCTACCCGAGGTTTACCATCGATCAAGCCGCGAAGTTCTTCTGGAAGTGGCCGACCATACTCGGAATAATAGCCGTGCTCCTGACGATGTGA